One Rosa chinensis cultivar Old Blush chromosome 3, RchiOBHm-V2, whole genome shotgun sequence DNA window includes the following coding sequences:
- the LOC112192889 gene encoding uncharacterized protein LOC112192889 — protein MSLITDEVRAKADELYHGDAICQEKSKFLLTEMGLPNGLLPMKDMVECGYIKDTGFVWLKQKKSTTHKFEKVGRLASYATEITATVEKGKISKLTGVKTKELLVWVSLSDIYLDDPPTGKITFKSPTGLFRTFPASAFELDGPDGGKAMKVKDVPGAVEV, from the coding sequence ATGTCTCTTATAACTGACGAGGTGAGAGCCAAGGCTGATGAGCTCTACCACGGTGATGCTATCTGCCAGGAGAAGTCAAAGTTCCTGCTCACAGAGATGGGTCTCCCCAATGGGCTTCTGCCCATGAAGGACATGGTGGAATGTGGCTACATCAAAGACACTGGCTTTGTTTGGCTCAAGCAGAAGAAGAGCACCACCCACAAGTTTGAGAAGGTTGGGAGGCTGGCGAGTTATGCAACTGAGATCACAGCCACTGTTGAGAAAGGCAAGATCAGTAAGCTGACTGGAGTCAAGACCAAGGAGCTCTTGGTCTGGGTGTCACTCAGTGACATCTATTTGGATGACCCCCCAACTGGAAAGATCACCTTCAAGTCTCCTACAGGCCTATTCAGGACATTTCCTGCCTCGGCTTTCGAGCTTGATGGACCTGATGGTGGCAAGGCTATGAAGGTCAAGGACGTCCCCGGAGCTGTGGAGGTCTAG
- the LOC112191858 gene encoding protein AGENET DOMAIN (AGD)-CONTAINING P1, producing the protein MPRKPRRTKVFNFSKCLTPGLVPMPETPPPSPPREELIEEVGENDPNVTDSIMSNEIFTKGALVEVSSDEEGFHGSWFAATVVKSVGKDKFLIEYKCLRTEDDLALLREEVDNMHIRPHPPENVVDHFKQLDEVDALYNDGWWVGVISKVLRGSRYIVYFKETCEELEYQHSELRLHQDWIDGKWVIPSRELKL; encoded by the exons ATGCCTCGAAAGCCTCGAAGAACCAAAGTCTTCAACTTCAGTAAATGCCTGACTCCTGGTTTGGTCCCCATGCCGGAAACGCCTCCGCCGTCTCCGCCGCGTGAAGAATTGATAGAAGAAGTTGGAGAG AATGACCCTAATGTAACTGATTCAATTATGAGCAATGAAATCTTCACCAAGGGAGCACTGGTTGAGGTTAGCAGTGATGAAGAAGGATTCCATGGTTCTTGGTTTGCTGCCACTGTAGTGAAATCTGTGGGGAAAGACAAGTTCCTTATTGAGTACAAGTGCTTGAGGACAGAGGATGATTTGGCACTTCTGAGAGAAGAGGTTGATAACATGCACATACGACCTCATCCACCAGAAAATGTTGTTGATCATTTCAAGCAACTTGACGAGGTTGATGCTTTGTACAATGATGGGTGGTGGGTTGGTGTTATTTCTAAGGTTCTAAGAGGTTCAAGGTACATAGTCTACTTCAAGGAAACCTGTGAGGAACTTGAATATCAGCACTCTGAGTTAAGGCTTCATCAGGACTGGATTGATGGCAAATGGGTTATCCCATCTCGG GAGTTAAAGTTATAG
- the LOC112191857 gene encoding pentatricopeptide repeat-containing protein At3g62890, with protein MGLPSKSKPLQLKHFMSSSKFKPLAMNLGRLTINLSILETHLPKCKNLKQFNQILSQMILTGFIRDTYAASRVLKFSTDSSLSDIDLSLRIFNHIENSNGFIWNTMMKAYIQRSCPQKTLSLYKLMLGKNGDRDNYTYPILVQACAMRASEFEGKQMHSHILKFGFDSDVYVQNTLINMYSVCDNMRDARNVFDEMPVLDSVAWNSILAGYVRVGDVKQAKCIYDQMPVRNTIASNSMIVLFGKRGCVTEARHLFDELPEKDMVSWSALISCFEQNEMYEEALDMFVKMVANGVMVDEVVVVSVLSACAHLSAVHTGKLIHGLVVKIGIESYVNLQNAFIHMYSSCGEIMVAEKLFNAAYNLDQISWNSMISGYLRCGLVEAAKTSFDSMPEKDVVSWSAMISGYAQHDRFSETLALFQEMQLCGIRPDETTLVSVISACTHLAALDLGQWIHAYIRKNSLKVNVFLGTTLINMYLKCGCVENALEVFEETAEKGVSTWNALILGLAMNGLVEKSLEMFAKMKTRGVTPNEITFMGVIGACRHMGLVDEGRRHFDSMMQEHKIEPNVKHYGCMVDLLGRAGMLKEAEDLIESMPMTPDVATWGALLGACKKHGDHDRGERIGRKLIELDPNHDGFHVLLSNICASKGDWDGVHEIRGIMMQHGVVKTPGCSMIEADGVVHEFLAGDKKHPRMKDIEVMLDEMAQKLKREGYAPDTNEVSFDIDEEEKETVLFRHSEKLAIAFGLIAISPPSPIRIIKNLRICNDCHMAAKFVSKAFGRDIVVRDKHRFHHFKQGSCSCNDYW; from the coding sequence ATGGGTTTGCCTTCAAAGTCCAAACCTTTGCAGTTGAAACACTTCATGTcctcttcaaagttcaaacctttAGCTATGAACTTGGGTAGATTGACCATAAACTTGTCAATTTTAGAAACCCATTTGCCCAAATGCAAGAATCTCAAGCAGTTCAATCAAATACTATCTCAGATGATCCTCACTGGTTTCATTAGGGACACATATGCTGCAAGTAGAGTCCTCAAGTTCTCCACTGACTCTTCTTTGAGTGACATTGATTTGTCATTAAGAATTTTCAACCACATTGAGAACTCAAATGGGTTCATttggaacactatgatgaaAGCTTATATACAAAGAAGCTGTCCCCAAAAGACTTTGAGTCTTTACAAATTGATGTTGGGTAAGAATGGGGATAGAGATAATTATACATACCCAATCCTAGTTCAAGCTTGTGCTATGAGAGCATCAGAGTTTGAAGGGAAACAGATGCATAGTCATATTTTGAAGTTTGGGTTTGATTCAGATGTGTATGTGCAGAACACATTGATCAACATGTACTCAGTTTGTGACAATATGAGGGATGCACGCaatgtgtttgatgaaatgcctgTGTTGGATTCGGTGGCGTGGAATTCGATATTGGCTGGCTATGTTAGGGTGGGGGATGTAAAGCAGGCTAAGTGTATATATGATCAGATGCCAGTGAGGAACACGATTGCTTCGAATTCTATGATTGTGTTGTTTGGTAAAAGAGGTTGTGTGACTGAGGCTCGGCATTTGTTTGATGAACTGCCTGAGAAGGATATGGTTTCGTGGAGCGCGTTGATTTCTTGTTTCGAGCAAAATGAGATGTATGAGGAGGCTTTGGATATGTTTGTGAAAATGGTTGCTAATGGAGTTATGGTGGATGAGGTTGTGGTGGTTAGTGTGCTTTCGGCATGTGCACATTTGTCAGCTGTTCACACAGGGAAGTTGATCCATGGGTTAGTTGTGAAAATTGGAATTGAAAGTTATGTTAATCTTCAAAATGCTTTTATTCATATGTATTCCAGTTGTGGGGAGATAATGGTTGCCGAGAAACTGTTCAATGCAGCCTACAACCTGGATCAGATATCTTGGAACTCAATGATATCGGGGTACTTGAGATGTGGTTTAGTTGAAGCTGCTAAGACATCATTTGATTCCATGCCTGAGAAGGATGTAGTGTCTTGGAGTGCAATGATATCAGGCTATGCTCAGCATGACCGGTTTTCAGAAACTTTGGCATTGTTCCAGGAGATGCAGCTGTGTGGAATTAGGCCCGATGAGACCACTTTGGTGAGCGTCATCTCGGCTTGCACTCATTTGGCTGCCCTTGACCTGGGCCAATGGATTCATGCTTATATAAGGAAAAATAGCCTTAAAGTTAATGTCTTTCTTGGGACAACCCTTATTAACATGTACTTGAAATGTGGGTGTGTGGAAAATGCATTGGAGGTTTTCGAGGAGACAGCAGAAAAGGGAGTTTCTACTTGGAATGCTCTTATTCTTGGGTTGGCAATGAATGGGTTGGTGGAGAAGTCGCTTGAAATGTTTGCAAAGATGAAGACAAGGGGTGTGACACCTAATGAAATAACCTTTATGGGAGTTATTGGAGCTTGTCGTCACATGGGCTTGGTAGATGAGGGGCGTCGCCACTTCGATTCCATGATGCAGGAACACAAGATAGAACCCAATGTTAAGCATTACGGATGCATGGTTGATCTTCTTGGACGTGCTGGTATGCTCAAGGAGGCAGAGGACCTCATTGAAAGTATGCCTATGACACCAGATGTTGCTACTTGGGGTGCCTTACTGGGGGCTTGTAAGAAACATGGGGACCATGACAGGGGTGAGAGGATAGGAAGAAAGCTCATTGAGCTCGATCCTAACCATGATGGGTTCCATGTGTTGTTGTCCAATATATGTGCTTCGAAAGGTGATTGGGATGGTGTTCAtgagattaggggaataatgaTGCAACATGGGGTGGTAAAGACCCCAGGTTGTAGCATGATCGAAGCAGATGGTGTAGTTCATGAATTTCTAGCAGGAGATAAGAAACACCCTCGAATGAAAGATATTGAGGTTATGCTAGATGAAATGGCTCAGAAATTGAAGAGGGAAGGTTATGCACCAGATACAAATGAGGTATCCTTTGACATTGATGAAGAGGAAAAGGAAACTGTTCTTTTCAGACACAGTGAGAAACTGGCAATTGCCTTTGGGCTAATCGCTATCAGTCCACCATCACCAATACGAATAATAAAGAATTTGCGAATATGTAACGATTGTCACATGGCAGCAAAGTTCGTCTCGAAAGCTTTTGGTCGTGACATTGTGGTGAGGGATAAGCACCGCTTTCACCACTTTAAGCAGGGATCTTGTTCCTGCAATGACTATTGGTAG
- the LOC112195118 gene encoding uncharacterized protein LOC112195118: MSNAPRLDFQMLDSTGSEYYSWVTDVENHLTSRGILPIIQAPNPGLVFQRTPTKHAQAIILMRRHMDKALRLEYMSMRDARDLWVALEERFGNIQDTLLPDLKVQWNNIRFSDFKSVAEYNSEALRLKAMLKFCGKPLTEDELLEKTLSTIPVSAIVISKQFRTEVNAGRITRFNELINILSVSEKYDNILVKNYNSRPIGTKSVREANYNAPKKGRKQQYPNNKGQERRTGPYNHPNKERNRNFKADTRGGNFTRGGNSTRGNFTRGGNSTRGRGEYNNNMGRGGRIIRRGSSSNPPREYPQHGQTAPPMKGGNHNDVCHRCGSIEHWFKQCHASTKLAASYKEYRQNREQESNLAENEDSEDVNLTIEDFKAEQMHEDAADFD; the protein is encoded by the coding sequence atgtcgaatgcacctagactcgactttcaaaTGCTTGACTCAACGGGTTCGGAATACTATAGTTGGgtaaccgacgttgagaaccacctcacttcaagagggatattgcccataattcaagctcctaatccaggccttgtgttccaaagaacacctacaaagcatgcacaAGCTATTATCTTGATGCGGCGCCATATGGATAAAGCTCTCAGACTAGAGTATATGTCAATGAGAGATGCTCGAGacttatgggtagcgctagaagagcgttttggtaatatccaagataccctcctccctgacttgaaggttcagtgGAATAATATACGCTTCTCCGACTTTAAGTCTGTTGCAGAATATAATTCGGAAGCTCTTCGACTCAAAGCTATGTTGAAGTTCTGTGGAAAGCCTCTCACAGAAGATGAGCtacttgagaagactctctccaccattcccgtctcagcaattgtgATATCAAAGCAATTTCGCacagaagtcaatgctggacgaattACAAGGTTTAATGAGCTTATTAATATTTTGTCGGTATCTGAAAAGTacgacaacatccttgtaaagaattataattctaGGCCCATAGGAACCAAGAGCGTCCGTGAggcaaattataatgcacccaaaaaggGGCGCAAGCAGCAATACCCTAATAATAAGGGACAAGAAAGGCGTACGGGCCCATATAACCACCCCAATAAAGAGAGAAACCGCAACTTTAAAGCGGACACTCGTGGTGGCAACTTCACACGTGGTGGTAACTCCACACGTGGCAACTTCACACGTGGTGGCaactccacacgtgggagaggtgaatataataacaatatgggccgtggaggtcgcATCATAAGGCGTGGTAGTAGCagtaaccctcctagggaatatccacaacATGGACAAACTGCACCTCCAATGAAAGGAGGCAACCATAATGACGTGTGTCATAGATGCGGATCAATCGAGcattggttcaaacaatgcCATGCAAGTACtaaactagctgcaagctacaaaGAGTATAGGCAAAACAGGGAGCAAGAATCCAACCTTGCCGAAAATGAAGATagtgaagatgtcaatctcacaatagaggacttcaaagctgaacaaATGCAcgaggatgcagcagactttgattag
- the LOC112193579 gene encoding putative pentatricopeptide repeat-containing protein At1g56570, giving the protein MTSRKLLPRSHFNPIPPIIRNSLHWSQEPTTQSNPPFLSKGPNLLATDLIKSYFEKGSIKEARKVFDEMSERDVVTWTAMIAGYASCSHHSTAWAVFCEMVRVDMEPNAFTFSSVLKACKGMKALSCGAMVHGSAVKYGMKGSMYVENALMDMYATCCVSMDNACKVFNDLHEKNAVSWTTLITGYTHRGDGYGGLQVFRKMLLEEVEPNPFSFSIAIRACASIGSHAFGRQIHSAVIKYGFESNLPVMNSILDMYCRFGCLSEANQYFDEMSKKDLITWNALISGYERLDPRESLRIFSRMELEGFSPNCFTLTSVTAACANLAVFNCGEQVHGGIIRRGFNKNLALANALIDMYAKCGSITDSHKIFSEMSDRDLVSWTSMMLGYGDHGYGKEAVELFDEMVKSGIRPDRIVFMAVLSACSHAGLVDEGLRYFKSMINVYKVTPDKDIYGCVVDLLCRAGRIEEAYELIESMPFKPDESVWGALLGACRAHKLPHLSRLAAQRILDLRPNMAGTYVMLSNFYAAEGKWGEFANMRMLMRGMGNKKEAGQSWIEVRNQVYSFVVGDKMGSHIKWVYGVLELLIWHMKEAEYLTDLDCSVHDQDDGT; this is encoded by the exons ATGACCTCAAGAAAACTACTACCCAGATCCCACTTCAACCCCATCCCACCCATAATCAGAAACTCACTTCATTGGTCCCAAGAACCCACCACCCAATCAAACCCACCTTTTTTATCAAAGGGCCCCAACCTCTTAGCCACAGACTTGATCAAGTCCTACTTTGAAAAGGGCTCTATCAAAGAGGCGCGTAAGGTGTTCGACGAAATGTCTGAGAGAGACGTGGTTACGTGGACTGCCATGATTGCTGGGTACGCTTCTTGCAGTCACCACAGCACTGCTTGGGCTGTGTTCTGTGAGATGGTGAGGGTTGATATGGAGCCGAATGCTTTTACGTTTTCGAGTGTGCTTAAGGCTTGTAAAGGAATGAAGGCTCTTTCTTGTGGTGCAATGGTTCATGGGTCGGCGGTTAAGTATGGCATGAAGGGATCTATGTATGTGGAGAATGCACTTATGGACATGTATGCTACTTGTTGTGTTAGCATGGACAATGCATGCAAGGTGTTTAATGACCTTCATGAGAAGAATGCTGTGAGTTGGACTACTTTGATCACTGGCTACACTCATAGAGGTGATGGCTATGGCGGGcttcaagtttttcggaaaatGCTGCTG GAGGAAGTGGAACCGAACCCTTTCAGCTTTTCAATTGCGATTAGAGCTTGTGCTTCGATTGGATCGCATGCTTTTGGCAGGCAAATACATTCGGCAGTAATTAAGTATGGGTTCGAGTCCAATCTTCCGGTCATGAATTCCATACTGGACATGTACTGTAGGTTTGGTTGTTTATCAGAGGCAAATCAGTACTTTGATGAAATGAGTAAAAAAGATCTGATTACCTGGAACGCTTTAATTTCTGGATATGAAAGATTGGATCCCAGGGAGTCCCTACGTATATTTTCTCGTATGGAGTTAGAAGGCTTTAGTCCGAATTGCTTCACATTAACTAGCGTTACAGCGGCCTGTGCTAACTTGGCAGTTTTTAACTGTGGTGAACAAGTTCATGGTGGAATCATCCGTAGAGGCTTTAACAAGAACTTGGCATTGGCTAATGCACTTATTGACATGTATGCCAAGTGTGGGAGCATTACTGACTCGCACAAAATATTTAGTGAAATGTCTGATAGAGATTTAGTCTCCTGGACTTCCATGATGCTTGGATATGGGGATCATGGATATGGAAAAGAGGCTGTTGAATTGTTTGATGAGATGGTAAAGTCAGGTATAAGGCCAGATCGAATAGTGTTTATGGCAGTTCTGAGTGCTTGCAGCCATGCTGGACTTGTCGATGAAGGCTTGAGGTATTTCAAATCAATGATAAATGTTTATAAGGTTACTCCAGATAAGGACATATATGGTTGCGTGGTGGATTTGCTGTGCCGTGCTGGGAGAATCGAGGAAGCTTATGAGTTAATAGAGAGCATGCCATTTAAGCCTGATGAGTCTGTTTGGGGTGCGCTTCTTGGAGCGTGCAGAGCACATAAGCTTCCACATTTGAGCAGACTAGCTGCTCAGAGGATATTAGATTTGAGGCCAAACATGGCGGGAACATATGTGATGCTGTCAAATTTTTATGCCGCTGAAGGTAAGTGGGGAGAATTTGCCAATATGAGAATGTTGATGAGAGGAATGGGGAATAAGAAAGAGGCAGGACAGAGTTGGATTGAGGTAAGAAATCAGGTTTATAGTTTTGTTGTAGGAGATAAGATGGGTTCTCATATAAAGTGGGTGTATGGAGTTTTGGAATTACTGATTTGGCATATGAAAGAGGCAGAGTACTTAACTGATTTGGATTGCTCTGTACATGACCAAGATGATGGAACTTGA
- the LOC112192339 gene encoding protein RTF1 homolog, translated as MADLENLLLEAAGRTSAAVKNRHQLPHSRKRHGGSFSDDESDSGDEDSDGGRSYASKKPSQVPLKKRFDPAERGSDEEHVDDSDHESENSDESDIGPDLYKDDADRRRLSELTELEREMILTNRAEKKDGKKFMEKLRSKRDKERSIQSKKETSSVPLSRGLRSSARTAEKSAALDDALSQLREKRLKQQDLKARYNLRDSSKGSVGSQDISPIKRKSLVAPSLIDSDQNENAEGLQTEEVASAWDDDSLDSDEERLEPPTYQDIKDITIPRSKLAKWCMEPFFEELIVGCFVRVGFGKSSSGPVYRLCMVQNVDATDFNRRYQLEGKMTHKYLNCVWGSENSASKWQMAMVSNSAPEEEEFNDWVREVKRSAGYMPSKQDVLEKRETLQKSNTFVYSATTVKQMLQEKKASARPVNIAVEKDRLRRQLEVAESKCDEEEVGRIKTRLLELEASRQSQEKDSKAIRLAEMNRKNRFENFKNASGLKPINTNLKAGEAGYDPFSRRWTRSRNYFVRKTGGGDEAAEDETAEAANGTLGTTDNKAEAKVMGKFGMTATAAALEAAAGAGKLVDTSAPVDRATESYTLHNFELPISLAALQKFGGPHGAPAAYLARKQKIEATVGYQVPEDDGRRHALTLTVSDYKRRRGLL; from the coding sequence ATGgcagacttggaaaatttgctcCTTGAGGCAGCAGGACGAACCAGTGCAGCTGTGAAAAACCGGCACCAACTTCCACATTCTAGAAAGCGACATGGAGGTTCCTTCTCTGATGATGAAAGTGACTCTGGGGATGAAGACTCAGATGGTGGTCGTAGTTATGCAAGCAAGAAGCCCTCTCAAGTACCTCTGAAGAAGAGGTTTGACCCTGCTGAAAGAGGCAGTGACGAAGAGCACGTTGATGATTCTGATCATGAGAGCGAAAACAGTGATGAATCTGATATTGGCCCTGATCTCTACAAGGATGATGCTGATCGGAGACGGCTTTCAGAGTTGACTGAACTTGAAAGAGAGATGATCTTGACAAATAGAGCAGAAAAGAAAGATGGTAAGAAGTTTATGGAAAAATTAAGATCAAAGAGAGACAAAGAAAGATCTATCCAATCAAAGAAAGAAACTTCTTCTGTCCCATTGTCCCGTGGTTTACGCTCATCAGCTAGGACTGCTGAGAAATCAGCTGCTTTGGATGATGCATTGAGTCAGTTACGAGAAAAGCGTCTGAAGCAACAAGACTTGAAGGCTCGCTATAATCTGAGGGACTCATCAAAAGGAAGTGTAGGTAGCCAGGATATTTCACCAATCAAGCGTAAATCTCTTGTTGCACCAAGTCTGATTGACTCTGATCAAAATGAGAATGCTGAGGGGTTACAAACTGAAGAAGTAGCATCAGCTTGGGATGATGACTCGTTGGATAGCGATGAGGAAAGGTTAGAGCCGCCAACATATCAGGACATCAAGGACATTACCATTCCAAGGTCGAAACTTGCAAAATGGTGTATGGAACCATTTTTTGAGGAGTTAATTGTGGGTTGCTTTGTTAGGGTTGGATTTGGGAAATCATCAAGTGGTCCAGTCTACAGGCTTTGCATGGTTCAGAATGTGGATGCCACTGATTTTAACCGGCGGTACCAGCTAGAGGGAAAAATGACACATAAATATTTGAACTGTGTTTGGGGCAGTGAAAATTCTGCTTCCAAGTGGCAGATGGCTATGGTCTCAAATTCTGCtccggaggaggaggagtttaACGATTGGGTTAGGGAAGTGAAGCGTAGTGCTGGCTACATGCCAAGCAAACAGGATGTATTAGAAAAGAGGGAGACCCTACAGAAATCCAACACATTTGTTTACTCAGCAACAACTGTGAAGCAAATGTTGCAGGAGAAAAAAGCCTCAGCAAGACCGGTGAACATTGCAGTTGAGAAGGATAGGTTGAGGAGGCAGTTGGAAGTTGCAGAAAGCAAGTGTGATGAGGAGGAAGTTGGGAGGATTAAGACAAGGCTCCTGGAATTGGAAGCATCCAGGCAATCCCAGGAGAAAGATTCCAAGGCTATTAGGTTAGCTGAGATGAACAGGAAGAACAGGTTTGAGAATTTTAAGAATGCTTCCGGATTGAAACCAATAAATACGAATCTGAAAGCTGGGGAGGCTGGTTATGATCCTTTCTCAAGAAGATGGACTAGATCGAGGAATTACTTTGTTAGAAAGACTGGAGGAGGAGATGAAGCCGCTGAAGATGAAACTGCTGAGGCAGCAAATGGAACTCTAGGTACAACCGATAACAAGGCAGAAGCAAAAGTAATGGGAAAGTTTGGCATGACAGCAACAGCGGCAGCGTTGGAAGCTGCAGCAGGTGCAGGGAAGTTGGTTGATACAAGTGCTCCTGTGGACAGAGCGACAGAGTCATATACACTGCACAATTTCGAGCTGCCAATCTCGTTGGCTGCACTTCAGAAGTTTGGTGGACCTCATGGTGCTCCGGCTGCATACTTGGCGAGGAAACAAAAGATAGAAGCAACTGTAGGGTACCAAGTCCCGGAGGATGATGGCAGGAGACATGCTTTGACATTGACAGTTAGTGACTATAAGAGAAGAAGAGGGCTTCTCTGA
- the LOC112192338 gene encoding alkaline/neutral invertase A, mitochondrial, with translation MISLSFLCHSTMKPTCRILSSIRNSAFFGFAPVKIHNGSAKNGNLSKLCINFEQKSQYHTYPCRVLGFGSVLSDTQKAFSVPNWSFGQSGVVSRSFRSRGVSVIDSIGPKGRDFSTSVETRVNENNFERVYVQGGINVKPLVVERIDKDENVVGEEQSRIEVADENVEGLDEAKVLSSERELSDIEKEAWKLLRDSLVMYCGSPIGTMAANDPNDKQPLNYDQVFIRDFVPSALAFLLNGEGEIVRNFLLHTLQLQSWEKTVDCYSPGQGLMPASFKVRTVPLDENKFEEVLDPDFGESAIGRVAPVDSGLWWIILLRAYGKITGDYGLQERVDVQTGLKMILHLCLTDGFDMFPSLLVTDGSCMIDRRMGIHGHPLEIQALFYSALRCSREMLAVNDGSKNLVRAINNRLSALSFHIREYYWVDMKKINEIYRYKTEEYSTEATNKFNIYPEQIPLWLMDWIPEEGGFFIGNLQPAHMDFRFFTLGNLWSIVSSLGTPKQNQAILNLVEAKWDDLVGHMPLKICYPALEYEEWRIITGSDPKNTPWSYHNGGSWPTLLWQFTLACIKMGRTELAEKAVALAEKSLRADRWPEYYDTKTGKFIGKQSRLYQTWTIAGYLTTKMLVENPEKAALLFWEEDYELLEICVCALSKSGRKKCSRGAARSQILI, from the exons ATGATTTCCCTTAGTtttctttgtcattctacaATGAAACCCACTTGTAGAATCCTGAGTAGTATTCGAAACTCTGCGTTTTTCGGGTTCGCGCCTGTTAAAATCCACAATGGGTCAGCAAAGAATGGAAATTTATCAAAGTTGTGCATCAATTTTGAGCAGAAAAGCCAATATCACACATACCCTTGTCGTGTATTAGGATTTGGGAGTGTTTTGAGTGATACCCAGAAAGCCTTTTCGGTACCCAATTGGAGTTTTGGCCAATCTGGGGTTGTTTCTAGGTCATTTAGAAGTAGGGGTGTTTCTGTTATTGATAGTATTGGACCCAAGGGTCGTGATTTTTCGACATCGGTGGAGACCCGGGTGAATGAGAACAACTTTGAGAGGGTTTATGTTCAGGGTGGTATTAATGTGAAGCCTTTGGTGGTGGAAAGGATTGATAAGGATGAGAATGTTGTGGGGGAGGAACAGTCTAGGATAGAGGTTGCTGATGAAAATGTGGAGGGTTTGGATGAAGCTAAGGTTCTGAGTTCTGAGAGGGAGCTTTCGGATATTGAGAAGGAAGCTTGGAAGCTGTTGAGGGATTCGCTTGTGATGTATTGTGGGAGTCCTATTGGGACTATGGCTGCAAATGATCCGAATGATAAGCAGCCATTGAATTATGATCAGGTGTTTATACGTGATTTTGTTCCGTCAGCACTTGCTTTCTTGCTCAACGGAGAAGGAGAGATTGTGAGGAACTTCCTGCTTCATACATTGCAATTGCAG AGTTGGGAAAAAACTGTTGATTGCTATAGCCCAGGGCAGGGATTGATGCCTGCAAGTTTTAAAGTCAGAACTGTGCCTCTCGATGAGAACAAGTTTGAAGAAGTTTTGGATCCAGATTTTGGTGAATCAGCTATTGGCCGAGTTGCACCTGTGGATTCTG GTTTGTGGTGGATTATTCTATTGAGGGCTTATGGAAAGATAACTGGTGACTATGGATTACAGGAAAGGGTGGATGTTCAGACAGGCTTGAAAATGATCCTGCACTTGTGTTTAACTGATGGGTTTGATATGTTTCCTTCTCTTTTAGTCACGGATGGCTCCTGTATGATAGACCGTCGAATGGGTATTCACGGTCATCCCCTCGAGATCCAA GCCTTATTTTACTCGGCTCTAAGGTGCTCCCGTGAGATGCTTGCCGTAAATGATGGATCCAAGAATTTGGTAAGGGCTATCAACAACAGACTCAGTGCTTTGTCATTCCACATCAGAGAATATTACTGGGTGGATATGAAAAAGATTAATGAGATATATCGATATAAGACAGAGGAGTACTCTACAGAAGCCACCAACAAGTTTAATATATATCCTGAACAAATTCCTTTATGGTTAATGGACTGGATTCCAGAGGAAGGTGGATTCTTTATTGGCAATCTACAACCAGCTCACATGGACTTTAGGTTTTTCACTCTTGGAAATCTTTGGTCCATTGTTTCATCTTTGGGTACTCCAAAGCAAAATCAAGCtatattgaatttggttgaaGCCAAGTGGGATGATCTTGTGGGGCATATGCCACTTAAGATATGCTATCCTGCCCTGGAATATGAAGAGTGGCGTATAATCACTGGCAGCGACCCAAAGAATAC CCCTTGGTCGTATCATAATGGTGGATCTTGGCCCACACTTCTGTGGCAG TTCACATTGGCATGCATCAAGATGGGCAGAACAGAACTAGCTGAAAAGGCAGTTGCTTTAGCTGAGAAGAGCCTGCGAGCTGACCGCTGGCCTGAATATTACGATACCAAAACTGGGAAATTTATTGGAAAGCAATCTCGACTTTACCAAACGTGGACCATTGCCGGGTACCTTACAACTAAGATGCTGGTGGAGAATCCAGAGAAGGCGGCCTTATTATTCTGGGAGGAAGATTACGAGCTTCTGGAGATATGTGTTTGCGCACTTAgcaaaagtggccggaaaaagtGCTCCAGAGGTGCAGCTAGGTCTCAGATTCTTATATAA